The following proteins are co-located in the Oncorhynchus gorbuscha isolate QuinsamMale2020 ecotype Even-year linkage group LG22, OgorEven_v1.0, whole genome shotgun sequence genome:
- the LOC124009996 gene encoding cysteine/serine-rich nuclear protein 1-like has product MSGVLKRKYSEVEEEDPCYSSPSSSASSSSPSSSASSELESDEESRNSDNQDFNSASPTSHLPIRSILKSPKLSHDNSGHSNSVVFNQVTVFLFQRCQGFTSVPRRGGATLGMVRKHSALRRYTLAEHTQERRRRRRERLRDRLREERLETLRQRLTASGITDQEELDRLTIDQIDQVPDEDIEAHLPAADLEDGEEDGGDGGLLYPYASRQRQALLRAAGARHIDREEKRELHALRKSREDCGCDCQGFCEPETCACSLNGIKCQMDRSNFPCGCTKDGCGNTNGRVEFNSRRVQTHYIHTVMRLELERRLQDEILTQRRDPEENQDDLQELQDQGQHQQDSAQEGRCPFGFTLEEEGLPLSIPTTPTFHFSSELCEVENSCCSDMTDSSGVSAQSEDSDVGGSPREHQPLLDVDDGGVACVLSFCDSDNEDCSMGSESGTKPGRQPSPHLRQCVTGFDTLYGLCKDTTATLGLSNAPGSHTDNTQTYTEKTHRHTDNSYSGGSFMAEYQDDNANQATALFTHSPLQDYPNTPSPSIDYSSSSYMDLSLSSDSDLELFDNFPTDYSSAPLHNSFKGHKHPDNFLHLQVLSSANVPQFNETAGTCLLESLIGLSDPIETPSSTDNQLLEQVIQ; this is encoded by the exons ATGAGTGGGGTCCTGAAGAGGAAGTATTCCGAAGTAGAAGAGGAGGACCCTTGCTActcctccccatcttcctccgcctcctcctcctccccctcctcctccgcctcctcggAATTGGAGTCAGATGAGGAGAGCCGCAACAGTGACAACCAAGACTTCAACTCTGCCTCACCTACCTCCCATCTACCCA TCCGCTCCATCCTGAAGAGCCCAAAACTTTCCCATGACAACAGCGGCCATAGCAACAGCGTTGTCTTCAACCAGGTGACGGTGTTCCTGTTCCAGCGTTGCCAGGGTTTCACCAGCGTTCCGAGACGCGGCGGTGCCACCCTGGGCATGGTGAGGAAGCACAGCGCCCTCCGGAGGTACACACTGGCAGAGCACACCCAGGAGAGACGAAGGAGGCGCAGGGAGAGACTCAGAGAtagactgagggaggagaggctggagacactcagacagaga ctgaCAGCCAGTGGCATTACGGACCAGGAGGAGTTAGATCGCCTCACCATCGATCAGATCGACCAGGTGCCTGACGAAGACATCGAGGCCCACCTCCCTGCGGCTGACcttgaggatggggaggaggatgggggtgaCGGGGGGCTCCTGTACCCCTACGCTTCCCGCCAGAGACAGGCCCTACTCCGGGCGGCGGGGGCGAGGCACATCGAccgggaggagaagagagagctcCATGCTCTGAGGAAATCCCGAGAGGACTGTGGATGTGACTGCCAGGGATTCTGTGAACCTGAAACCTGTGCCTGTAGTCTGAACGGGATCAAGTGCCAG ATGGATCGCTCCAACTTCCCTTGCGGCTGCACAAAGGATGGCTGTGGGAATACTAACGGTCGCGTGGAGTTCAACTCCAGACGAGTCCAgacccactacatacacactgtcaTGAGGCTggagctggagaggagactgCAGGATGAGATACTAACCCagaggagagacccagaggaGAACCAAGACGATCTCCAGGAGCTCCAGGACCAGGGACAGCATCAGCAGGACAGTGCCCAGGAGGGGAGATGCCCCTTCGGGTTCACCCTGGAAGAAGagggcctccctctctccatccccaccacccctaccttcCACTTCAGCTCTGAACTGTGTGAGGTTGAGAATAGTTGCTGTAGTGACATGACCGACTCGTCCGGCGTCTCTGCCCAGAGCGAGGACTCCGACGTGGGAGGAAGCCCTCGAGAGCACCAGCCTCTCTTGGATGTGGACGATGGAGGTGTGGCTTGTGTCCTCAGCTTCTGCGACTCTGACAATGAGGACTGCTCCATGGGCAGTGAAAGTGGCACAAAGCCAGGGAGACAACCGTCGCCACACCTTCGCCAGTGTGTCACCGGTTTCGACACGTTGTACGGCCTCTGTAAAGACACCACAGCCACCCTCGGCCTGTCCAACGCACCCGGTtcacacacagacaatacacagaCGTATACAGagaagacacacagacacacagacaacagcTACAGCGGCGGTTCTTTCATGGCCGAGTATCAAGACGACAATGCCAACCAAGCGACGGCCCTGTTCACCCACAGTCCCCTCCAGGACTACCCCAACACACCCTCTCCTTCCATAGACTACTCGTCCAGCAGCTACATGgacctcagtctctcctctgactcggATTTGGAGCTCTTTGACAACTTCCCTACAGACTATAGCTCAGCCCCTCTACACAACTCATTCAAAGGCCACAAGCACCCTGACAACTTCCTTCATCTGCAAGTGTTGAGTTCTGCAAATGTCCCACAGTTCAATGAGACAGCTGGCACCTGCCTCCTGGAGTCTCTGATTGGCTTATCCGATCCAATAGAAACTCCTTCATCCACAGACAATCAGTTATTGGAGCAGGTAATTCAGTGA
- the gorasp1a gene encoding Golgi reassembly-stacking protein 1a has translation MGLSQSTGASEGGTDGYHVHGVQENSPAEKAGLEPFFDFILSLGDHRLNQENDMLKDLLKSNVEKAVIMEVYSTKTMRLREVEVVPSNMWGGQGLLGASVRFCSYQGANENVWHVLDVDVNSPAALAGLQAHSDFIVGADQVLQDSEDFFSLIEAHEGKPLKLLIYNTETNACREVVVTPNGAWGGEGSLGCGIGYGYLHRIPSMFPSVPDEGSTPEIHANGHQEASLMVGQSGLGQGTEMTDQDNRLEQITLQKEDSHPPLQGIMDPGFSESEVAMMAPDPSEDMADRLDLSVSSIDMTGTSLAVHEEKDSNNISGIDELGDSELPETPPENWMETEHRESLIMSTESQDQASESAGSPDTVVEAPFAPPPVVESLAPLVDAEASLPEPDITYFSPSPPLDLLPQDQLLLQSQVSDISLTQDNVTLDGTPPEPMVEPDVISSLEQLSVEQSETAAAEHHHDDHECCHDHHEHEVSNQEVEEG, from the exons ATGGGTTTATCACAAAGCACCGGTGCGTCGGAAGGAGGAACAGATGGATACCACGTCCACGGG GTGCAGGAGAATTCCCCTGCAGAGAAAGCTGGGCTGGAGCCGTTCTTTGACTTCATCCTCTCTctgggagaccacagactg AACCAGGAGAATGACATGCTGAAGGACCTTCTGAAGTCTAACGTGGAGAAGGCAGTGATCATGGAGGTGTACAGCACTAAGACCATGAGGCtgagggaggtggaggtggtgcccAGTAACATGTGGGGAGGACAGGGCCTGCTGGGGGCGTCTGTCAGGTTCTGTAGCTACCAAGGAGCCAATGAGAACGTCTGGCATGTACTG GATGTGGATGTGAACTCACCAGCTGCGTTGGCCGGCCTTCAGGCCCACAGTGACTTCATCGTTGGAGCAGACCAGGTGTTGCAGGAT TCGGAGGACTTCTTCTCGCTGATCGAGGCCCACGAGGGGAAACCTCTGAAACTGCTgatctacaacacagagacaaacgCCTGCAGAGAGGTGGTGGTCACACCCAACGGGgcctggggaggagaggggag tTTGGGTTGCGGTATCGGATACGGCTACTTGCACAGGATCCCATCCATGTTTCCCTCTGTCCCCGACGAGGGATCCACGCCAGAGATACACGCCAATGGACACCAAGAG GCGTCTCTGATGGTGGGTCAGTCCGGCCTGGGACAGGGAACAGAGATGACAGACCAAGATAACAGACTGGAACAGATCACTCTGCAGAAAGAGGACAGTCATCCACCTCTACAGGGAATCATGGATCCAG GCTTCTCTGAGTCGGAGGTGGCTATGATGGCCCCTGACCCTTCAGAAGACATGGCTGATCGACTGGACCTGTCCGTCTCGTCCATCGACATGACTGGCACCTCTCTGGCCGTGCACGAGGAAAAGGACAGCAACAACATCTCCGGCATCG ACGAGCTGGGTGACAGTGAGCTTCCTGAGACGCCACCAGAGAACTGGATGGAGACTGAACATCGGGAGTCTCTTATCATGTCCACCGAATCACAAGACCAAGCGTCCGAATCCGCTGGATCCCCTGACACAGTTGTGGAGGCTCCATTCGCCCCCCCTCCTGTCGTTGAGTCCCTCGCCCCTCTTGTTGATGCTGAAGCTTCTCTCCCGGAGCCAGACATCAcctatttctccccctcccctcccctggacCTCCTGCCCCAGGACCAGCTCCTGCTTCAGTCCCAGGTCAGTGACATCTCACTCACTCAGGACAACGTCACATTGGATGGAACACCACCAGAGCCAATGGTAGAGCCTGACGTCATCAGCTCACTGGAGCAACTCTCTGTGGAGCAGTCTGAAACCGCCGCGGCGGAACACCACCATGACGACCACGAGTGTTGCCATGACCACCACGAGCATGAGGTCAGCAACCAGGAAGTGGAGGAAGGGTAG